One window of the Trueperaceae bacterium genome contains the following:
- the groES gene encoding co-chaperone GroES, which produces MAQTETRMSLRPLGDKVVVEIIDEPQTTASGIVLPDTAKEKSQRGKVLAVGPGKVLDNGEREPMDLKEGDTVVFAKYGGTELDLGGKELMILSLRDIHAIVE; this is translated from the coding sequence ATGGCACAGACAGAGACACGCATGAGCCTTAGGCCTCTGGGCGATAAGGTCGTCGTGGAGATCATCGACGAGCCTCAGACGACGGCCAGCGGGATCGTCCTGCCCGACACCGCCAAGGAGAAGAGCCAGCGTGGCAAGGTTCTCGCGGTGGGACCGGGCAAGGTTCTCGATAACGGCGAGCGCGAGCCGATGGACCTCAAGGAGGGCGACACCGTCGTCTTCGCCAAGTACGGCGGCACCGAACTCGACCTGGGTGGCAAGGAGCTCATGATCCTGAGCCTCCGCGATATCCACGCGATCGTCGAGTAA
- a CDS encoding FUN14 domain-containing protein codes for MDLPDLTTVAPFLQQLTFGVVAGFLVGYAVKKVGKVVAVVVGLLFVAIQTLAYFGFLTVNWAEVQGRVDPLLEADSLNSFWRGFVNLLTYNITFAVAFVPALVVGLKRG; via the coding sequence GTGGACCTGCCCGACCTCACTACGGTCGCTCCGTTCCTCCAGCAGCTGACTTTCGGAGTCGTAGCCGGTTTCCTGGTGGGTTACGCGGTGAAGAAGGTCGGCAAGGTGGTGGCGGTCGTGGTTGGCCTGCTCTTCGTAGCCATCCAGACCCTCGCCTACTTCGGGTTCCTGACGGTGAACTGGGCCGAGGTCCAGGGGCGGGTCGACCCGCTGCTCGAAGCGGACAGTCTCAATAGCTTCTGGCGGGGCTTCGTGAACCTGCTCACCTACAACATCACGTTCGCGGTAGCCTTCGTTCCGGCTCTCGTGGTCGGCTTGAAGCGAGGTTGA
- a CDS encoding pseudouridine-5'-phosphate glycosidase: MSLSVAPQIVDALSRAQPVVALESTVITHGLPHPRNLELAEELEAQIRERGAVPATVAVLKGKLVVGASLEDLEELAGSDAQKASLWNLGSLLAQGASAGTTVATTMHAAAAAGIEVFATGGIGGVHQRPFDESADLSALSRYPVLTVCAGPKSILDQAATLERLETLGVPVVGYRSRHLAGFHVRETELPLPATFDRPEGIAAAFRRHRELGLQGGMLVSNPVSEGLAQDELGSYRSEAEREASEAGVHGRDLTPFLLGRLAELSSGRTVEVNLRLLRENASLAARLAAALQLPRPLGALDE; this comes from the coding sequence GTGAGTCTGAGTGTCGCCCCGCAAATCGTTGACGCACTCTCCAGAGCCCAACCGGTAGTCGCCCTCGAGTCCACCGTCATCACCCATGGCCTCCCCCATCCTCGCAACCTCGAACTGGCCGAAGAGCTCGAGGCTCAGATCCGGGAACGGGGAGCGGTACCGGCGACCGTAGCCGTCCTGAAGGGCAAGCTGGTGGTGGGGGCCAGCCTCGAGGATCTCGAGGAACTGGCCGGTTCCGACGCGCAGAAGGCGTCTCTCTGGAACCTGGGATCGCTCCTGGCCCAGGGGGCGAGCGCCGGCACCACCGTCGCTACCACGATGCATGCGGCGGCTGCCGCCGGAATCGAGGTCTTCGCCACGGGCGGGATCGGGGGCGTACACCAACGACCGTTCGATGAGTCGGCCGACCTGAGCGCGCTCTCCCGCTACCCGGTACTCACCGTGTGCGCGGGGCCCAAGAGCATCCTCGACCAGGCCGCGACGCTCGAACGCCTCGAGACCCTGGGCGTGCCTGTCGTCGGGTACCGTTCGCGGCATCTCGCCGGTTTCCACGTGCGAGAAACCGAACTGCCTCTGCCGGCAACGTTCGATCGGCCGGAAGGGATCGCCGCCGCTTTCCGCAGGCACCGCGAACTGGGGTTGCAGGGCGGGATGCTCGTAAGCAATCCGGTTTCTGAAGGACTCGCTCAGGACGAACTCGGCAGCTACCGCTCGGAGGCCGAGCGAGAGGCCAGCGAGGCCGGGGTCCACGGGCGCGACCTTACGCCCTTCCTGCTGGGGCGGCTCGCTGAGCTCTCCTCCGGGCGTACGGTAGAGGTGAACCTCCGCCTGCTACGGGAGAACGCCTCACTGGCCGCCCGTCTGGCCGCAGCCCTCCAGCTCCCCCGGCCCCTAGGAGCCCTCGATGAGTGA
- a CDS encoding RodZ domain-containing protein: MSDAEDQHYPQDPKLGDLLREARQEKGLELGDVAGLTNVRREYLEALEAGRYAELPEDVYTRNFLKLFAQAVGFDVVRAQEMYRSERREAHAFDTSEQRLERDREIAATVPPASGRWWETPGDGPRWGPLVSTALMVVAVVALALWGFNSTFFDASRGLPEGTTEAEDQLAETASPAVEEDREAVIDGTPVAELPRTVRLSVTSTPSGAEVLVDGFPLPGVTPIESAPVTARPARTIRLEREGYVPYEEEFDLSRDRHLSFFLTPVSAVRTEEGAEANPAAPGDPDTAEAAGGQEGEVTLTITEDTWLEVYSGTSRNGGERLAFMTARAGQTLSYPLPVYIHVGNAGGVELTVEGQERGTLGSSGEVRGLAVTD; this comes from the coding sequence ATGAGTGACGCCGAAGACCAGCACTACCCGCAAGATCCGAAACTGGGCGACCTCCTGCGCGAAGCACGACAGGAGAAAGGGCTCGAACTGGGCGACGTCGCCGGTCTCACCAACGTACGGCGCGAGTACCTGGAGGCGCTCGAGGCGGGGCGCTACGCGGAACTGCCCGAGGACGTCTACACCCGCAACTTCCTCAAACTCTTCGCTCAGGCGGTGGGTTTCGACGTCGTGCGGGCGCAGGAGATGTACCGCAGCGAACGCCGGGAAGCACACGCCTTCGACACCAGCGAACAACGCCTCGAGCGCGACCGGGAGATCGCTGCGACGGTTCCGCCGGCCAGCGGCCGCTGGTGGGAGACGCCCGGAGACGGACCACGCTGGGGACCCCTCGTCTCCACCGCCCTGATGGTCGTGGCCGTGGTGGCGCTCGCCCTATGGGGCTTCAACAGCACCTTCTTCGATGCTTCCCGCGGCCTTCCCGAGGGAACGACCGAAGCGGAGGACCAGCTGGCCGAGACCGCTTCTCCCGCTGTCGAGGAGGATCGCGAGGCGGTCATCGACGGAACTCCCGTGGCCGAGCTCCCAAGGACGGTCCGGCTCTCGGTGACCTCTACCCCTTCGGGGGCGGAGGTCCTCGTCGACGGATTCCCCCTGCCCGGCGTCACCCCCATCGAATCCGCACCCGTGACCGCCAGGCCCGCAAGGACCATCCGACTCGAACGTGAAGGGTACGTACCGTACGAGGAGGAGTTCGACCTCAGCCGCGACCGTCATCTCAGCTTCTTCCTCACCCCCGTCTCTGCCGTTAGAACCGAGGAGGGGGCCGAAGCGAACCCGGCAGCGCCAGGGGATCCCGACACCGCCGAGGCAGCAGGGGGCCAGGAGGGCGAGGTGACTCTCACCATCACCGAGGACACCTGGCTGGAGGTCTACAGCGGAACCAGCCGCAACGGAGGCGAGAGGCTCGCCTTCATGACGGCTCGGGCGGGTCAGACCCTCAGCTACCCGCTACCGGTCTACATCCATGTCGGGAATGCCGGGGGCGTCGAGTTGACGGTGGAGGGACAGGAGCGCGGGACCCTAGGCTCGAGCGGAGAGGTGCGAGGGCTGGCGGTGACCGACTAG
- a CDS encoding ABC transporter permease: MVWSLAFQSLGRRPLRTFLTALGIAVAVGSMVIFLSLGEGLRQVFSNQLGAVGPDIQVSYGDVEANNPFSSIPQLDLAYAAELGAHAERFGITSVTPVVLVVRGGFDPTSAMVFQGMPIDVDPRQYVTGFRLVEGRWFEPTEAGQPLAVVGLSAAERLHLELGDVLRLNPESSFTIIGIAETEGALVGNSVVVPLQSLQQAIGVSDRVSVLSLDLAKPARADEVAAALAEEYPELGFQTRADLLEIVERGLRISDAVRLGISAIALLVGAIAVVNTLLMSVFERTREFAVLRAVGARPRFLLALVLCESILLAVAGAAAGLVLGRLGIGGVNLVSNDLVGLEVALLTFRLALFAVAVALVVGLLAGLLPAARAARVPIAAAMARE; this comes from the coding sequence ATGGTCTGGTCGCTGGCGTTCCAATCCCTCGGGCGCCGGCCCCTGCGGACCTTCCTCACAGCCCTCGGGATCGCCGTGGCGGTCGGATCGATGGTTATCTTCCTCTCCCTCGGCGAAGGACTCCGGCAGGTGTTCAGCAACCAGCTCGGCGCGGTCGGGCCCGACATCCAGGTGAGCTACGGGGATGTCGAGGCCAACAATCCCTTCTCCTCGATTCCTCAGCTCGACCTCGCCTACGCCGCTGAACTCGGCGCGCACGCCGAACGCTTCGGCATAACCTCCGTGACGCCTGTGGTGCTGGTCGTCAGGGGCGGGTTCGACCCCACTTCGGCGATGGTGTTCCAGGGGATGCCCATCGACGTCGACCCGCGGCAGTACGTCACCGGTTTCAGGCTGGTGGAGGGCCGTTGGTTCGAGCCAACGGAAGCCGGCCAACCGCTCGCCGTGGTGGGCCTGAGCGCGGCCGAGCGACTGCACCTCGAGTTGGGCGACGTCCTGCGGCTCAACCCGGAATCGAGCTTCACCATCATCGGCATCGCGGAGACTGAGGGAGCGCTGGTGGGCAACAGCGTCGTGGTCCCGCTGCAGTCTCTCCAGCAGGCCATAGGCGTCAGCGACCGGGTGAGCGTACTGTCACTCGACCTGGCCAAACCGGCGCGCGCCGACGAGGTCGCGGCAGCCTTGGCCGAGGAGTACCCGGAACTCGGCTTCCAGACCCGTGCGGACCTGCTGGAAATCGTCGAACGCGGTCTGCGGATCTCCGATGCGGTGAGACTGGGGATCAGCGCCATCGCCCTCCTGGTGGGGGCCATCGCGGTCGTCAACACCCTCCTGATGAGCGTGTTCGAGCGGACCCGTGAGTTCGCCGTCCTGCGCGCCGTGGGGGCACGCCCGCGTTTCCTCCTCGCGCTGGTACTCTGCGAATCGATACTGCTCGCTGTCGCCGGCGCAGCGGCTGGCCTCGTACTCGGACGCCTCGGCATCGGCGGTGTGAACCTCGTATCGAACGACCTCGTAGGACTCGAGGTCGCCCTGCTCACGTTCCGGCTCGCCCTCTTCGCGGTCGCGGTGGCCCTGGTGGTGGGGCTCCTCGCCGGGCTGCTGCCAGCGGCACGCGCCGCTCGGGTACCGATCGCCGCAGCGATGGCAAGGGAGTGA
- a CDS encoding DUF2207 domain-containing protein: protein MKPIHILTLLLLTLSGFAAHSQEYRWSDVEQNVTIRRDGTVEVDDRRTLTALSGDFGEAFICLELEGRQRIEMLPGSGALSPGPDAVAYTQRCEEGEGTELVVRNERRVRERRVRFHYLLHGSVDPYADVVQWYWEIFGRGNPPVRGYDLTVEAPGPMAAPYDAYVHRFGNSELPTVRLSDDRRVLEVSFDRIPEGEGVEIRWLMDPSLFSVRGEGPRMESLLRDEARIAGLFAVRRSPLWGVLGAVILFLLALGVYGAYRRHGSEPELPSMRYPFEPPSDLPPAAVGALLSQRFNASTMGNAFSATIMDLARRNFGTFTGEGGKFSMRLEPSGGIAEDGHLEPFEQEVLAYLRGAARPGNPNELEFAELKRYSERRGARFLSAWGQGVRAWIEKRLDGPLTTEESRRASTAWALRSLLAAAALFGLGMFAMGPSQGALVVFAVLAVGMVVIAFLALPSWRPEVAAQVYGWQGFRRTLSDYTRMKDAPDDFFMLWDRYYCYAAVLGVADRFLRNLRRAAPLRGLDEAQLASRGAWLTADAGRLASITDFGAITSSVSSLSSALSSASASASSGGSSSGGGGGGGGGGGGGR, encoded by the coding sequence GTGAAACCGATCCACATCCTGACCCTGCTCCTGCTCACCCTGTCCGGCTTCGCCGCTCACTCTCAGGAGTACCGCTGGAGTGACGTCGAGCAGAACGTGACGATCCGGCGGGACGGCACCGTCGAAGTGGACGACAGGCGGACGCTCACGGCGCTGTCGGGGGACTTCGGGGAGGCGTTCATCTGCCTGGAACTCGAGGGGCGGCAGCGGATCGAGATGCTGCCCGGCAGCGGTGCCCTGAGCCCCGGACCGGACGCCGTCGCCTACACCCAGCGCTGCGAGGAGGGTGAGGGCACCGAACTGGTCGTGCGCAACGAGCGGCGGGTGCGCGAGAGAAGGGTGAGGTTCCACTACCTGCTGCACGGTTCGGTCGACCCGTACGCCGATGTCGTCCAGTGGTACTGGGAGATCTTCGGCCGGGGCAATCCACCGGTCCGTGGCTACGACCTCACCGTAGAGGCACCCGGACCGATGGCTGCGCCCTACGACGCCTACGTTCACCGCTTCGGCAACAGCGAACTGCCTACGGTGCGCCTGAGCGATGACAGGCGCGTACTCGAGGTTTCGTTCGATCGCATTCCGGAAGGCGAAGGGGTGGAGATCCGCTGGCTCATGGACCCGTCTCTCTTCAGCGTCCGGGGTGAAGGCCCTCGGATGGAGTCGCTGCTGCGCGACGAGGCCCGGATCGCAGGGCTCTTCGCGGTGAGACGGAGTCCGCTGTGGGGGGTGCTGGGCGCGGTCATCCTGTTCCTCCTGGCGCTCGGCGTCTACGGTGCCTACCGGCGCCACGGCAGCGAACCGGAGCTGCCGAGCATGCGCTACCCGTTCGAACCACCCAGCGACCTGCCGCCCGCGGCCGTGGGCGCGCTCCTCTCCCAACGCTTCAACGCGTCGACGATGGGCAACGCCTTCAGCGCTACGATCATGGACCTGGCCCGCCGGAACTTCGGCACCTTCACGGGTGAGGGCGGGAAGTTCTCGATGCGACTGGAGCCCTCCGGGGGAATCGCCGAGGACGGCCACCTCGAACCGTTCGAACAGGAGGTCCTGGCCTATCTGCGCGGCGCCGCCAGGCCCGGCAACCCGAACGAACTCGAGTTCGCGGAGTTGAAGCGGTACTCGGAGAGACGAGGGGCCCGCTTCCTGTCGGCCTGGGGCCAGGGAGTCAGGGCCTGGATAGAGAAGCGGCTGGACGGGCCCTTGACCACCGAGGAGAGCCGCCGCGCCTCGACCGCCTGGGCCCTCCGGTCGCTCCTCGCGGCAGCGGCGCTGTTCGGCCTCGGCATGTTCGCGATGGGCCCCTCGCAGGGAGCTCTCGTAGTGTTCGCGGTCCTCGCCGTCGGAATGGTGGTGATCGCCTTCCTGGCCCTCCCCAGCTGGCGGCCCGAAGTGGCGGCCCAGGTGTACGGCTGGCAGGGCTTCCGCAGGACACTCTCGGACTACACACGCATGAAAGATGCCCCCGACGACTTCTTCATGCTCTGGGACCGCTACTACTGCTACGCGGCGGTCCTAGGGGTTGCCGATCGATTCCTTCGGAACCTGCGTCGCGCCGCACCGCTACGCGGCCTCGACGAGGCGCAGCTCGCTTCCCGCGGCGCCTGGCTGACCGCAGACGCCGGGCGCCTGGCGAGCATCACCGACTTCGGCGCCATAACCAGTTCCGTTTCATCACTCTCCTCGGCTCTGTCCAGCGCTTCCGCGTCGGCCTCCTCGGGAGGTTCCAGCAGCGGCGGAGGCGGCGGGGGTGGCGGCGGCGGAGGGGGTGGCCGTTGA
- a CDS encoding ABC transporter ATP-binding protein, whose protein sequence is MTEATAASGKLRARDLGKVYTTPSGAITALVGFDHTFDRGRITAIMGPSGSGKTTLLNLLAGLDRPTSGEVLLGERSLSDLPEWQRSILRRNHFGIVFQSYNLVSVLSARQNVALPLALAGVPAGRRLERADELLERFGLSQRGAQLPYRLSGGERQRVALARALANDPQVLFADEPTGNLDSRSGAVVLQALRQIADEGRTVIVVTHDAELAARTDLILSLRDGRLEGRQQAVRSVG, encoded by the coding sequence TTGACGGAAGCGACTGCAGCCTCGGGCAAGCTCCGCGCCCGGGACCTCGGCAAGGTGTACACCACCCCCTCCGGAGCGATCACGGCTCTCGTCGGATTCGACCACACCTTCGACCGCGGCCGGATCACCGCTATCATGGGCCCCTCAGGCTCGGGCAAGACCACCCTGCTGAACCTGCTCGCCGGCCTCGACCGCCCGACCAGCGGTGAGGTGCTGCTGGGCGAGCGGTCGCTGAGCGATCTGCCCGAGTGGCAACGCTCTATCCTCCGCCGCAACCATTTCGGGATCGTCTTCCAGTCGTACAACCTCGTCTCGGTGCTCTCCGCCCGACAGAACGTCGCGCTGCCACTGGCTCTCGCCGGCGTGCCGGCCGGGCGCAGGCTCGAGCGGGCGGACGAGTTGCTGGAGCGTTTCGGCCTCTCGCAGCGCGGCGCTCAACTCCCCTACCGGCTGTCGGGTGGTGAGCGGCAGAGAGTCGCCCTGGCTCGTGCGCTCGCCAACGACCCCCAGGTCCTCTTCGCCGACGAACCTACCGGCAACCTCGACAGCAGGTCGGGTGCGGTGGTCCTCCAGGCACTGCGCCAGATCGCCGACGAGGGACGAACCGTCATCGTCGTTACCCACGACGCCGAACTCGCCGCGAGGACGGATCTGATCCTCTCTCTCCGCGATGGTCGGCTCGAAGGCAGGCAGCAGGCGGTGCGAAGTGTCGGCTGA
- a CDS encoding DUF423 domain-containing protein, translating into MTPRTAAATGALWAALAVAAGAFGAHGLEGLVSGDLLGTFETAVRYQMFHALGLLAAAAIGPRACRAAPWLLAGSLVFSGSLYLLVAGAPNWFGAVAPVGGLLMIWGWVYLAILGLRGE; encoded by the coding sequence ATGACCCCGAGGACGGCAGCGGCTACGGGGGCGCTATGGGCAGCCCTGGCCGTGGCAGCGGGGGCGTTCGGGGCTCACGGGTTGGAAGGGCTGGTGAGCGGTGATCTTCTCGGCACCTTCGAGACCGCCGTCCGCTACCAGATGTTCCACGCGCTCGGACTGCTCGCAGCGGCGGCGATCGGCCCCCGAGCCTGCCGGGCGGCGCCGTGGCTGCTGGCTGGTTCCCTGGTCTTCTCCGGCAGCCTCTACCTGTTGGTGGCAGGAGCGCCGAACTGGTTCGGCGCGGTAGCCCCCGTGGGCGGCCTCCTCATGATCTGGGGCTGGGTCTACCTGGCCATCCTCGGCCTGCGGGGGGAGTGA
- a CDS encoding GH1 family beta-glucosidase yields MVTFPDDFTWGVSTASYQIEGAVREGGRGPSIWDTFSHTAGKVANGDTGDVACDHYHRYSEDVRLMAELGVDAYRFSVAWPRIFPAGAGRLNRAGLDFYERLVDSLLESGVTPWACLYHWDLPQALEDDGGWTNRDTVYRFADYAEAVATALGDRVQHFLMLNEPSIVALLGHLLGIHAPGKSDMSAYAAATHHLNLATGEGVSRLRQLGDWQLGTILNLEPVHGVGDDEEEIGRVVSLYDAFRNRNYLDPLLLGSYPEATSLLLQPYVQGDDLATISQPLDMLGLNLYSRVRVAADPASLVGFRQLDPPRGADRTEMNWEVYPDALFEQLLELKERYGNPPVYVTENGAAFADEPDDDGAVRDPERIRFMEMYLDAVHRALEAGVDVRGYFVWTLIDNFEWAEGYSKRFGLVYVDFDSQERVPKSSFDWYRETIRRRGFDLHAAAD; encoded by the coding sequence ATGGTCACGTTTCCAGACGATTTCACCTGGGGCGTATCCACCGCCTCGTATCAGATCGAAGGTGCCGTCCGTGAAGGCGGCCGCGGCCCCAGCATCTGGGACACCTTCAGCCACACGGCCGGGAAGGTAGCGAACGGCGACACCGGGGATGTGGCCTGCGACCACTACCACCGGTACAGCGAGGACGTCCGGCTGATGGCAGAACTCGGCGTCGACGCCTACCGCTTCTCCGTTGCCTGGCCGCGGATCTTCCCGGCTGGAGCGGGCCGCCTCAACCGCGCCGGCCTCGACTTCTACGAGCGGCTCGTCGACAGCCTCCTCGAGTCGGGAGTCACCCCCTGGGCATGCCTCTACCATTGGGACCTGCCGCAGGCCCTGGAAGACGACGGCGGTTGGACGAACCGCGACACCGTCTACCGCTTCGCCGACTACGCCGAAGCCGTCGCCACGGCGTTGGGCGACCGGGTCCAACACTTCCTCATGCTCAACGAGCCAAGCATCGTCGCGCTCCTCGGCCACCTGCTGGGCATACATGCACCCGGGAAGTCGGACATGAGTGCCTACGCGGCAGCCACCCACCACCTGAACCTGGCCACGGGCGAGGGAGTTTCGAGGCTCCGGCAGTTGGGTGACTGGCAGCTCGGCACGATCTTGAACCTCGAACCGGTCCACGGGGTGGGTGACGACGAGGAGGAGATCGGGAGGGTGGTCTCCCTCTACGACGCCTTCCGGAACCGCAATTACCTGGACCCTCTCCTGCTGGGCAGCTATCCCGAGGCGACCTCGTTGCTGCTCCAACCGTACGTACAAGGCGACGACCTGGCCACGATCAGTCAACCGCTGGACATGCTGGGACTCAACCTCTACAGCCGCGTACGCGTCGCTGCCGACCCGGCCAGCCTGGTGGGTTTCCGCCAGCTGGACCCGCCTCGGGGCGCCGACCGCACCGAGATGAACTGGGAGGTCTACCCGGACGCGCTCTTCGAGCAGCTGCTCGAGCTCAAGGAGCGCTACGGTAACCCGCCGGTCTACGTGACCGAGAACGGGGCGGCCTTCGCGGACGAACCGGACGATGACGGGGCGGTGCGCGATCCGGAGCGGATCCGTTTCATGGAGATGTACTTAGACGCCGTCCACCGAGCGCTCGAAGCCGGGGTGGACGTGCGCGGCTACTTCGTCTGGACGCTGATCGACAACTTCGAGTGGGCCGAGGGGTACTCTAAGCGCTTCGGTCTCGTCTACGTGGATTTCGACAGCCAGGAGAGGGTGCCCAAGTCGTCGTTCGACTGGTACCGCGAGACGATCCGACGGCGCGGCTTCGACCTTCACGCCGCAGCCGACTGA
- a CDS encoding DMT family transporter: protein MAAPSPTPPTSGRVLLVLLIAVAAVSLSAIFIRLAQAPGVVVASQRMLIAALLLAPITWRGVRRTPFTRKSLAFTVLAGVFLAIHFATWISSLSFTTVAASVTIVCSNPLWVALFSWLFLGKPPSLTMLMGVLLAVLGGAMIAFGDLTGGSAPLLGDALALVGALTVSAYLLLGRTAQREGLSLGAYAGSAYTISALLLLPVPALFGFPYLGYDAATYGWIFLLAALPQLVGHTGVNYAMKFLDPTLVTTVILLEPIGAALLALLLFAEVPGLLTVVGALVLLVGVLLTVRFGQSVPLPEATPAAE, encoded by the coding sequence ATGGCGGCGCCCTCCCCTACCCCTCCCACCTCGGGCCGCGTCCTGCTGGTGCTGCTGATCGCGGTCGCCGCGGTGAGCCTCTCGGCGATATTCATCAGACTTGCCCAGGCCCCGGGAGTGGTCGTGGCGAGCCAGCGGATGCTCATCGCCGCGCTACTGCTCGCGCCGATAACTTGGCGCGGAGTGCGGAGGACGCCGTTCACCAGAAAGAGTCTGGCCTTCACCGTTCTGGCAGGCGTGTTCCTCGCCATCCACTTCGCCACCTGGATCAGCTCCCTCTCGTTCACCACGGTGGCAGCCAGCGTCACGATCGTGTGCAGCAACCCACTCTGGGTAGCGCTGTTCAGCTGGCTCTTCCTGGGCAAGCCGCCATCGTTGACCATGCTCATGGGCGTCCTTCTGGCCGTCCTGGGCGGTGCGATGATCGCCTTCGGGGACCTCACGGGCGGCTCGGCGCCGCTGCTCGGCGATGCGCTCGCGCTCGTCGGCGCGCTCACCGTCTCGGCCTATCTGCTGCTCGGCAGGACCGCGCAGCGCGAGGGGCTGAGCCTGGGCGCGTACGCCGGCAGCGCCTACACTATCTCGGCGCTGCTGCTGCTTCCGGTACCGGCACTGTTCGGCTTCCCCTACCTTGGCTACGATGCCGCGACGTACGGTTGGATCTTTCTGCTCGCAGCGCTGCCGCAGCTGGTGGGACACACCGGGGTCAACTACGCGATGAAGTTCCTGGACCCTACTCTGGTTACCACCGTCATCCTGCTCGAGCCGATCGGAGCCGCCCTCCTGGCACTGCTTCTGTTCGCCGAGGTGCCCGGACTGCTCACCGTCGTGGGAGCTTTGGTGCTCCTCGTGGGTGTGCTGCTGACGGTGAGGTTCGGTCAGTCGGTACCCCTGCCCGAGGCGACGCCGGCCGCGGAATGA